Proteins encoded in a region of the Sugiyamaella lignohabitans strain CBS 10342 chromosome B, complete sequence genome:
- the RTC5 gene encoding Rtc5p (hypothetical protein; green fluorescent protein (GFP)-fusion protein localizes to the cytoplasm; null mutation suppresses cdc13-1 temperature sensitivity; GO_component: GO:0005737 - cytoplasm [Evidence IEA,IEA]; GO_component: GO:0005737 - cytoplasm [Evidence IDA] [PMID 14562095]; GO_function: GO:0003674 - molecular_function [Evidence ND]; GO_process: GO:0008150 - biological_process [Evidence ND]) has translation MTVENLVKALTFYNGKYKGVIRGEYDILKLLFLSFATEIMEGSSAEGQANIADEQIEFERTGISSWDRFSVVQSFDNIDVTKWYISGPDLVALFSLLLPLVDYKPYESFDAVVERFEEASVKKLRKSAQSMVRSISADSNSKLIEDITISCEEFREAILLAFPHVLEPLALIFDRLLYQQKSSTVPERRLSSSPESPVQPEDVDTTKVKEPEKTVNSRIGLVTKLTTYAIRGQLYSTFGPMIQTMVKLYSGSEAGFSMRSFETKVFNWNAPSIFLISGRRVADATDIKANSRIRSFNDQIPPVRAKNNRKSKTVIFGAFVESPWRANSKECFGNESTVLTQLFPTHNVYKASKTNRHYAYFSRGEGIGFGSPPPRNGKYSNIGNISLVIESSFEFGVFRHFGPGGSFEPGPSPSEKILEFEDRFVIEEIEVWGCGTEEHLAEQKLRWEWEEREAQNRRKINVDSLGEDRALLEMAGLVGKYSQSGGSV, from the coding sequence ATGACGGTCGAAAACCTCGTCAAGGCACTGACGTTTTATAATGGCAAATATAAGGGTGTGATTAGGGGTGAATATGATATTCTCAAGTTATTGTTTCTATCGTTTGCTACTGAGATTATGGAAGGAAGCAGCGCAGAGGGACAGGCAAATATTGCCGATGAACAGATAGAGTTTGAAAGGACGGGCATCAGTTCTTGGGATAGATTTTCCGTAGTCCAGAGTTTTGACAACATAGACGTCACAAAGTGGTACATATCGGGTCCTGATTTAGTGGCATTGTTTAGCTTGTTGCTACCGTTGGTGGACTACAAACCATATGAGTCTTTTGATGCTGTAGTTGAGCGATTTGAGGAGGCGTCAGTCAAAAAACTCAGGAAGTCTGCCCAGTCAATGGTTCGATCAATATCTGCAGATAGTAACAGCAAACTGATTGAAGATATAACTATATCATGCGAAGAGTTCCGAGAGGCAATTCTACTAGCATTTCCTCATGTCCTAGAACCACTTGCCCTCATATTTGATCGGCTCCTTTATCAACAGAAGTCCAGTACGGTACCAGAGAGGCGCCTGAGTTCTTCGCCTGAGTCGCCTGTACAACCAGAAGACGTAGATACAACTAAGGTAAAAGAGCCAGAGAAAACGGTCAATTCTCGAATCGGCTTAGTGACCAAGCTTACCACATATGCAATTCGAGGACAACTTTATAGCACATTTGGACCCATGATACAAACAATGGTCAAACTATACAGTGGATCAGAAGCGGGATTTTCAATGAGGTCTTTTGAAACAAAGGTGTTCAATTGGAATGCTCCCAGCATCTTTCTAATATCCGGAAGGCGAGTTGCAGATGCTACCGATATCAAAGCAAACTCGCGTATACGGAGTTTCAATGACCAGATTCCCCCAGTTCGAGCAAAAAATAACCGTAAGAGTAAAACTGTTATATTTGGAGCCTTTGTAGAATCTCCATGGAGGGCAAATAGCAAAGAATGCTTTGGAAATGAAAGTACGGTTTTAACTCAATTGTTTCCCACTCACAATGTATATAAAGCATCCAAAACCAATCGCCACTATGCATACTTCAGCCGAGGGGAGGGAATCGGCTTTGGAAGTCCTCCTCCACGGAATGGGAAATATTCCAACATAGGAAACATATCTCTTGTTATAGAGAGCTCATTTGAGTTTGGTGTGTTTCGGCACTTTGGGCCCGGTGGTTCGTTTGAACCTGGCCCATCCCCTTCAGAAAAGATCTTGGAGTTCGAAGATAGGTTCGTAATAGAAGAGATCGAAGTCTGGGGATGTGGTACCGAAGAGCATTTAGCCGAGCAAAAGCTACGGTGGGAATGGGAAGAAAGGGAAGCTCAAAACAGACGAAAGATCAATGTTGATAGCCTTGGAGAGGATAGAGCTCTGTTGGAGATGGCGGGTCTCGTAGGTAAATACAGTCAGAGTGGTGGATCAGTTTAA
- the VMS1 gene encoding Vms1p (Component of a Cdc48p-complex involved in protein quality control; exhibits cytosolic and ER-membrane localization, with Cdc48p, during normal growth, and contributes to ER-associated degradation (ERAD) of specific substrates at a step after their ubiquitination; forms a mitochondrially-associated complex with Cdc48p and Npl4p under oxidative stress that is required for ubiquitin-mediated mitochondria-associated protein degradation (MAD); conserved in C. elegans and humans; GO_component: GO:0036266 - Cdc48p-Npl4p-Vms1p AAA ATPase complex [Evidence IDA] [PMID 21070972]; GO_component: GO:0005737 - cytoplasm [Evidence IEA,IEA]; GO_component: GO:0005737 - cytoplasm [Evidence IDA] [PMID 14562095]; GO_component: GO:0005829 - cytosol [Evidence IDA] [PMID 21070972]; GO_component: GO:0005783 - endoplasmic reticulum [Evidence IEA]; GO_component: GO:0005789 - endoplasmic reticulum membrane [Evidence IEA]; GO_component: GO:0005789 - endoplasmic reticulum membrane [Evidence IDA] [PMID 21148305]; GO_component: GO:0016020 - membrane [Evidence IEA]; GO_component: GO:0005739 - mitochondrion [Evidence IEA,IEA]; GO_component: GO:0005739 - mitochondrion [Evidence IDA] [PMID 14576278]; GO_component: GO:0005739 - mitochondrion [Evidence IDA] [PMID 16823961]; GO_component: GO:0005739 - mitochondrion [Evidence IDA] [PMID 21070972]; GO_function: GO:0046872 - metal ion binding [Evidence IEA,IEA]; GO_function: GO:0003674 - molecular_function [Evidence ND]; GO_process: GO:0030433 - ER-associated ubiquitin-dependent protein catabolic process [Evidence IMP] [PMID 21148305]; GO_process: GO:0072671 - mitochondria-associated ubiquitin-dependent protein catabolic process [Evidence IMP] [PMID 21070972]; GO_process: GO:0071630 - nucleus-associated proteasomal ubiquitin-dependent protein catabolic process [Evidence IMP] [PMID 22718752]) codes for MASFYAYDLPDELVANLEVYNFSGEVGSHVTSSPEHDLTPSSNPPSQASITIENGKFNCSSCGTITAELPSDARDHYRKDFHKLNIKRKIENLPPLTEDEFEKQIGELNDSLSGSDEYSSSDDDELEKVEKLLKGSHVSSNDEYGDDASSQNKPGSPFAFFTLRETISEDVVDGKHKPKLTHESVLAVYKTLLDSSLEDNSYQALSNLKNSNSAHSIIMMIGGGHFAAAVISHQKSKKRGLPPNSLLGIEVISQKSFHRYTTRRKQGGSQSASDNARGKAKSAGSSLRRYNEQALEQEIHELLDSWKSYIDSSENIYVRASGRSNRGILMNYPKAPISSTDKRIKSLPFTTGRATVTEVKRSWLELTTIKLFDKSKLVDKNASKKKVVTKEDIRRQLEKSRATPSPRSSSPAPVIALTPEEKHTVELVSLIKKSRSPRLAAYLKSNNITSDFKLQPSSQYSLYPTLLHYAASQGSHHIVSTLLTSLSADPTVKNKLGRTAYEVAHHNNDRVTTDAFQLARSALGEDKWDWARAKVGPALTKSDISARNDQEKAAAEQKVREDLAKIESREADKKLERTVLRHGAGIKLSSNVATSLGQEASLRGLSDEARMKLERERRARAAEARFKK; via the coding sequence ATGGCGTCATTCTATGCTTATGACCTTCCTGACGAACTTGTCGCTAATCTCGAGGTATACAATTTTTCAGGGGAGGTTGGGTCACATGTCACATCCAGCCCAGAACATGACTTGACGCCGTCTTCAAATCCACCATCCCAGGCCAGCATTACAATTGAGAATGGAAAGTTCAACTGTAGCAGTTGTGGTACGATAACCGCAGAGCTACCTTCTGATGCCCGCGATCATTATCGAAAAGATTTCCACAAACTGAATATCAAACGAAAGATTGAGAACCTGCCACCTTTAACAGAGGACGAATTTGAAAAGCAGATCGGGGAACTCAACGACAGTTTATCAGGATCAGACGAATACTCGtcttctgatgatgacgaacTTGAGAAAGTAGAGAAACTGTTAAAAGGTTCACACGTCTCTTCTAATGATGAGTATGGGGATGATGCCAGTTCTCAGAACAAACCTGGATCCccatttgcatttttcactCTAAGGGAGACGATATCCGAagatgttgttgatgggAAGCACAAGCCCAAATTAACACATGAAAGTGTTCTTGCGGTGTACAAGACGCTATTGGATTCAAGTTTGGAAGACAATTCATATCAAGCCTTGAGCAACCTTAAGAATTCGAACAGTGCTCATAGTATTATAATGAtgattggtggtggtcattttgcagcagctgtaATCTCACATCAAAAATCTAAAAAGCGTGGGCTTCCGCCTAATTCTTTGCTCGGGATCGAGGTAATTTCCCAAAAGTCTTTTCACAGGTACACAACTAGAAGAAAACAAGGTGGATCACAAAGTGCGAGTGACAATGCAAGAGGGAAAGCGAAGTCTGCAGGTTCTAGTCTCCGAAGATACAATGAACAGGCTCTTGAGCAGGAAATTCATGAATTACTTGATTCATGGAAGTCTTACATAGATTCCTCTGAGAATATTTATGTCAGAGCCAGTGGTAGATCCAATCGTGGTATTTTGATGAATTATCCTAAGGCGCCAATTAGTTCTACTGATAAGCGGATCAAAAGCCTACCTTTCACCACTGGAAGAGCCACTGTAACCGAGGTGAAACGTTCGTGGTTGGAACTCACAACAATCAAGCTTTTCGATAAATCCAAGCTGGTAGATAAGAATGcttcaaagaagaaagttgTGACTAAGGAAGATATCAGAAGGCAATTAGAAAAGTCTCGTGCCACTCCTAGTCCTCGTTCATCGTCACCTGCTCCAGTAATTGCATTaacaccagaagaaaagcATACAGTGGAATTGGTATCATTAATAAAGAAATCAAGGTCACCAAGGTTAGCAGCATACCTAAAATCCAATAATATTACTTCTGATTTCAAACTGCAACCTTCTTCTCAATATTCTCTGTATCCAACACTCTTACACTATGCCGCTTCTCAGGGTTCACATCATATTGTTTCTACCCTACTGACATCGCTTAGTGCCGACCCAACAGTAAAGAATAAATTAGGGCGCACAGCTTATGAAGTTGCTCACCATAACAATGATAGGGTGACGACGGATGCGTTCCAGCTAGCGCGGTCTGCCCTAGGGGAGGATAAATGGGACTGGGCAAGAGCTAAGGTGGGACCTGCTCTCACTAAAAGCGATATATCTGCTAGAAACGATCAGGAGAAAGCCGCTGCTGAACAAAAGGTCCGCGAAGACCTCGCCAAAATTGAATCCAGGGAAGCAGATAAGAAACTTGAAAGAACAGTCCTTCGACATGGTGCTGGTATCAAGCTATCTAGCAATGTAGCTACGTCTCTGGGTCAAGAGGCATCTCTTCGGGGTCTTAGTGACGAAGCTCGAATGAAGCTCGAAAGAGAACGCCGGGCCAGAGCCGCTGAAGCTAgatttaaaaaataa
- the RDH54 gene encoding DNA-dependent ATPase RDH54 (DNA-dependent ATPase; DNA recombination/repair translocase, supercoils DNA and promotes DNA strand opening; stimulates strand exchange by modifying dsDNA topology; involved in recombinational repair of DNA double-strand breaks (DSBs) during mitosis and meiosis; phosphorylated in Mec1p-, Rad53p-dependent way in response to one DSB; contributes to remodelling of nucleosomes; proposed to be involved in crossover interference; interacts with Dmc1p; stimulates Dmc1p and Rad51p; GO_component: GO:0005634 - nucleus [Evidence IEA,IEA]; GO_component: GO:0005634 - nucleus [Evidence IC] [PMID 16831867]; GO_function: GO:0005524 - ATP binding [Evidence IEA,IEA]; GO_function: GO:0003677 - DNA binding [Evidence IEA,IEA]; GO_function: GO:0003916 - DNA topoisomerase activity [Evidence IEA]; GO_function: GO:0015616 - DNA translocase activity [Evidence IDA] [PMID 10970884]; GO_function: GO:0008094 - DNA-dependent ATPase activity [Evidence IDA] [PMID 10970884]; GO_function: GO:0008094 - DNA-dependent ATPase activity [Evidence IMP] [PMID 16831867]; GO_function: GO:0003690 - double-stranded DNA binding [Evidence IDA,IMP] [PMID 16831867]; GO_function: GO:0004386 - helicase activity [Evidence IEA,IEA]; GO_function: GO:0016787 - hydrolase activity [Evidence IEA]; GO_function: GO:0016853 - isomerase activity [Evidence IEA]; GO_function: GO:0003676 - nucleic acid binding [Evidence IEA]; GO_function: GO:0000166 - nucleotide binding [Evidence IEA]; GO_process: GO:0032508 - DNA duplex unwinding [Evidence IDA,IMP] [PMID 16831867]; GO_process: GO:0032392 - DNA geometric change [Evidence IDA] [PMID 10970884]; GO_process: GO:0032392 - DNA geometric change [Evidence IDA,IMP] [PMID 16831867]; GO_process: GO:0006310 - DNA recombination [Evidence IEA]; GO_process: GO:0006310 - DNA recombination [Evidence IMP] [PMID 16831867]; GO_process: GO:0006281 - DNA repair [Evidence IEA]; GO_process: GO:0006281 - DNA repair [Evidence IMP] [PMID 16831867]; GO_process: GO:0006974 - cellular response to DNA damage stimulus [Evidence IEA]; GO_process: GO:0030491 - heteroduplex formation [Evidence IDA] [PMID 10970884]; GO_process: GO:0007126 - meiotic nuclear division [Evidence IEA]; GO_process: GO:0045144 - meiotic sister chromatid segregation [Evidence IMP] [PMID 16230461]; GO_process: GO:0007131 - reciprocal meiotic recombination [Evidence IGI,IMP] [PMID 9409819]; GO_process: GO:0007131 - reciprocal meiotic recombination [Evidence IGI,IMP] [PMID 9409820]) yields the protein MYRRRRIDANSLSTGAAAPFKPLQLNKTSHERLGDTECLESVLSKKFKIEHTPKRHQRQLAALSQIKSLQDSEKKIELPDAPNSARKTFTILWRKYSTKKNKTWEGDGILLIDENNIAKLRNESGKLIAQSKVSNGIKIDDVIRVGFFEVQIDSIKADDDEGDKTNATPCLSQPLPTVSPSLKSSMALIGGSRMKSNMTPRFDPTAPGAIVLPRPRPEPLGKTIIDVVVDPLISSKLRPHQVEGVKFLYQCVMGMNHYAGKGALLADEMGLGKTLLTIALLWTLLKQNPIRGEPPVLKRVLIVCPVTLIANWQKEFRKWLGQDRIGVFVADSKARIRDFTGSKVYSVMIVGYEKVRTLVEELKSVKFDIIVCDEGHRLKNATNKSIQALVALNTEKKIILSGTPIQNDLGEFFVMIDFLNPGILGTYGSFRKNFETPIMRSRQPGALKNDVTLGKQKSEELTQLTQKFILRRTASTLDRYLPPKTESVIFCYPTDTQLQMYKQILDSSELKTYLGSNDTSDHLRAISLLKKICNSSSLIQHNAQGDAASVSASLIAKSANQLPLHSGKIRALLLFLKYIYNDTNEKVVIVSGFTQTLDMIEVLLNYNSMSSLRLDGSTAQSKRQKIVDQFNQSDQSSSFAFLLSSRSGGVGLNLVGASRLFLFDTDWNPSIDLQAMARIHRDGQKKPVFIYRLLLCGTIDEKIYQRQVTKQGLADRFMSVDSDKEVTSAKDPVTFGDSNSSDTFSADDLRDLFVLHQDTPCNTHDILECGCLKSDASQDPEYCEGSTDASICSNQIEHISNIVYEGSDSDDDLGGWMSAKAVAQEGIHIPRAMKKKDRLKGLFDYRHIDVASDVSPIEDSILLKIISLSPNTVSFVFTKSTVVNENASQAVEEVEDPQH from the coding sequence ATGTACCGAAGAAGACGGATAGATGCAAACTCCTTATcaacaggagcagctgctccttTTAAACCTCTACAACTTAATAAAACATCGCACGAACGCTTGGGAGATACTGAATGCTTGGAGAGTGTCCTAAGCAAGAAATTCAAAATAGAACATACGCCAAAGAGGCATCAAAGACAATTGGCGGCGCTCTCTCAGATAAAGTCATTGCAAGATtcagagaagaaaatagaATTACCAGATGCTCCCAACTCGGCTAGAAAGACGTTCACAATTCTATGGCGGAAGTATTCCACtaagaagaataaaactTGGGAGGGAGATGGCATCCTGTTAATAGacgaaaataatattgCTAAGCTTAGAAATGAGTCGGGCAAATTAATTGCACAATCAAAAGTGAGTAATGGAATCAAGATTGATGACGTTATTCGAGTCGGGTTTTTTGAGGTTCAGATAGACTCGATTaaagctgatgatgatgagggtGATAAAACCAATGCAACACCCTGCTTATCTCAGCCCCTACCAACAGTGTCACCCAGTCTGAAGAGTTCGATGGCTCTAATAGGAGGTTCCCGTATGAAGTCAAACATGACACCTCGCTTCGATCCAACAGCACCTGGAGCCATAGTTCTTCCACGGCCACGCCCAGAGCCGCTGGGAAAGACAATAATCGATGTTGTCGTTGACCCTctaatatcatcaaaactACGTCCACATCAAGTTGAGGGTGTAAAATTCTTGTACCAATGCGTGATGGGGATGAACCACTATGCTGGAAAAGGCGCACTTTTGGCGGATGAAATGGGTCTTGGTAAGACCCTCTTAACCATTGCGCTACTATGGACATTGTTAAAGCAAAACCCTATACGAGGGGAACCTCCAGTTCTGAAGAGGGTGCTGATAGTCTGCCCTGTTACACTGATAGCAAATTGGCAGAAAGAATTTAGAAAATGGCTAGGACAGGACCGAATAGGTGTATTTGTGGCGGATTCTAAAGCTAGAATCAGAGATTTCACAGGAAGTAAGGTTTACTCGGTAATGATTGTAGGCTATGAAAAAGTTCGTACTCTGGTAGAAGAGCTAAAGTCTGTAAAATTTGACATTATTGTTTGCGACGAGGGTCATCGCCTGAAGAACGCAACCAATAAATCAATCCAAGCATTGGTGGCGCTAAACacagagaaaaaaataattcttAGTGGCACACCAATTCAAAATGATCTTGGTGAGTTTTTCGTTATGATTGATTTCTTAAATCCTGGAATTTTAGGAACATATGGAAGCTTCAGAAAGAATTTTGAGACCCCAATTATGAGATCTCGACAGCCAGGTGCGCTGAAAAATGATGTCACTCTTGGCAAGCAAAAATCTGAAGAACTGACACAGCTAACACAGAAATTCATTCTTCGTAGAACAGCAAGCACCTTGGATAGATACCTTCCACCCAAAACGGAGTCAGTTATATTCTGTTATCCCACTGATACACAGCTCCAAATGTACAAACAAATCCTTGATTCCTCTGAGCTGAAGACATATTTGGGGAGTAATGATACGTCAGACCACTTACGAGCCATTAGtctattgaagaagatatgtAACTCATCTTCACTAATTCAGCACAATGCTCAAGGTGATGCTGCTAGCGTTTCTGCCTCCTTAATTGCGAAATCAGCAAATCAGCTTCCACTACACAGCGGCAAGATAAGAGCTCTCCTGCTATTCTtaaagtatatatacaatgACACCAATGAGAAGGTTGTCATTGTGTCCGGGTTCACGCAAACTTTAGATATGATTGAAGTACTTCTTAACTACAACTCTATGAGTTCTCTTCGTTTAGATGGTTCCACTGCACAGAGCAAAAGGCAGAAAATCGTTGACCAATTTAATCAATCCGACCAGTCGTCTAGCTTTGCATTCCTGCTTTCCAGTAGAAGCGGTGGAGTCGGTCTAAATTTGGTCGGAGCCTCACGcctatttttatttgatacCGATTGGAATCCATCAATAGACTTACAAGCAATGGCAAGGATTCATAGAGATGGACAGAAGAAACCTGTGTTCATCTATCGTTTGCTTTTGTGTGGCACAATAGATGAGAAAATTTACCAGCGCCAAGTAACTAAACAGGGCCTAGCGGATAGATTTATGAGCGTCGACAGTGATAAAGAGGTAACTTCTGCCAAAGATCCGGTCACTTTTGGTGACTCCAACAGCAGTGACACCTTCAGTGCGGATGATCTCCGGGACTTATTTGTCTTACACCAGGATACGCCCTGTAACACACACGACATACTGGAGTGTGGCTGTCTTAAAAGCGATGCTAGCCAGGACCCGGAATATTGTGAGGGATCTACGGATGCTTCTATATGCTCAAATCAGATAGAGCACATTTCCAATATCGTTTACGAAGGATCGGACTCGGACGATGATCTTGGTGGCTGGATGTCCGCCAAGGCTGTCGCTCAAGAAGGTATTCATATTCCAAGGGCtatgaaaaagaaagataGGCTTAAGGGATTATTTGACTATAGGCATATTGACGTTGCATCCGACGTGTCTCCTATTGAAGACAGCATACTTctcaaaataatatcactAAGTCCTAACACTGTATCATTTGTCTTTACGAAGTCTACTGTCGTCAATGAGAATGCTAGTCAGGCGGTCGAGGAGGTCGAGGATCCGCAACATTGA
- the RTA1 gene encoding Rta1p (Protein involved in 7-aminocholesterol resistance; has seven potential membrane-spanning regions; expression is induced under both low-heme and low-oxygen conditions; member of the fungal lipid-translocating exporter (LTE) family of protein; RTA1 has a paralog, YLR046C, that arose from the whole genome duplication; GO_component: GO:0016021 - integral component of membrane [Evidence IEA,IEA]; GO_component: GO:0016021 - integral component of membrane [Evidence ISM] [PMID 12192589]; GO_component: GO:0016021 - integral component of membrane [Evidence ISM] [PMID 12524434]; GO_component: GO:0016021 - integral component of membrane [Evidence ISM] [PMID 8660468]; GO_component: GO:0016020 - membrane [Evidence IEA,IEA]; GO_component: GO:0005886 - plasma membrane [Evidence IDA] [PMID 22129104]; GO_function: GO:0003674 - molecular_function [Evidence ND]; GO_process: GO:0008150 - biological_process [Evidence ND]; GO_process: GO:0006950 - response to stress [Evidence IEA]) — translation MQNIFGFNPSVAACVVFIVVFTILSAAHIYLVAKKRVLYFSVFCIGGVFEVLGYITRIISGHRPSEVGPYAAQTLFILLPPCFFAASIYMTLGRLIRYLHVEDLSPMKLKIITPIFVFGDVLSLLLQGAGGGIQASGGAHNHTLGSDVVIGGLIVQLIFFGAFIIVSTIVHRRIRKINRDLPVDRGTLDKFFLVTYAACILILIRNVYRIIEYAQGFQGFLMVHEVFMYIFDAVLMTGVMVVFIIMHPGNVMVRNVMEKPVSTETFAQEEGPFNLPYEGERGDQIHLTAQKGV, via the coding sequence ATGCAGAATATTTTTGGGTTTAACCCTTCAGTTGCTGCTTGTGTTGTGTTTATAGTGGTATTTACCATCCTAAGCGCTGCTCATATTTATCTGGTAGCTAAGAAACGTGTACTTTACTTCTCTGTCTTTTGCATTGGAGGTGTCTTCGAAGTCCTCGGATACATCACTAGAATCATTTCCGGCCATCGTCCTAGCGAAGTTGGTCCTTATGCTGCTCAAACCCTATTCATCCTACTGCCACCATGCTTCTTTGCAGCATCCATTTATATGACTTTGGGAAGATTGATCCGATATTTACATGTTGAAGATCTGTCTCCTATGAAGCTCAAAATTATCACCCCAATATTTGTGTTTGGTGATGTTCTTTCTCTACTTCTGCAaggagcaggtggtggCATCCAGGCGTCAGGCGGTGCTCATAACCACACCTTGGGTAGTGATGTAGTCATTGGCGGTTTGATAGTCCAACTCATCTTCTTTGGCgcatttattattgtctCCACCATTGTTCACAGACGTATTCGAAAAATTAACAGGGATCTACCAGTTGATAGAGGCACTCTCGATAAATTCTTCCTGGTCACATACGCAGCATGCATTCTAATCTTGATTAGAAATGTCTATCGTATCATTGAATACGCTCAGGGATTTCAAGGTTTCCTGATGGTTCACGAAGTGTTcatgtatatatttgatGCCGTGCTCATGACTGGAGTCATGGTCGTCTTTATTATTATGCACCCAGGAAATGTCATGGTTCGGAATGTCATGGAAAAACCCGTGTCAACTGAAACTTTTGCCCAAGAAGAGGGCCCCTTCAATCTTCCCTATGAAGGGGAACGAGGAGATCAGATTCATCTCACCGCCCAGAAGGGGgtttaa